The following coding sequences are from one Gimesia sp. window:
- a CDS encoding PQQ-binding-like beta-propeller repeat protein, translated as MARLEISFLSGNTQNIELSKQQPISIGSHSSNDLQVDNVASMQCRISWNKKGYELIAATSDGVEINGVMSGRSQLNDGDLIRIGEADILFTDEVDLLDLDAPLPDVTGDNESSMYDLKPVSSEQLDFNRPQPEPVIPDKSEPEKASSKSGSKKKNGSKSSKQKSSRSSKASTPAPEEKPEDEFLEDDDLDLASAAELLTDAEPEADRSPAPKHFLSRTNENSAATSEEEDSPDKEKADSLSLKDRIRHRSSRNAVRPGERQIVRSPMILSLVGGSVLLALTALVFWFIIGRDTAKRHYDAAVQEMEAGKYSQAIQLFEYFLENYNKSDYAEEARILLSKSFVEKEISGSTPAWQAGLEATQGFIKKHRDDSDFKELYPTLTDYGQRIALGAVQTASRTKERELLDVSTEAEKILTRYSPPDAPPTEALAKIKAGYEKAEAEILRKEVFDVAVKEIEEAIKQKQTLKALEQRRHLLDRYPYYQNDRKMSTVLTRILEAEQALIQSSNEAIAGSTKDYPDAFPQAVTLSLHTRSRSNEVSDGRNVFALANGSCFGIDSVTGDPIWKRPIGLDSPFPPETVTVKEPSLLLYDTRHNDLLCVTQKSGELVWRQQMPSRPTGPPLVNQGTIVVSCQGGELLNLDLQTGAIAAQLKFAQPLVGAPGLVYGEQSVAVAGYEGMLYLVSLRPFECTKVAALGHRPGTIQIPIIPMGKLLMVCENDQADAALLHVLDGDGQNATLNELEQFRIKGQVHSQPIMRGKQLFFPTVPERITAFTVTDEEGKRKLTEIGSYQLQDPLSCQIYLSAGSGGQLWMSSSALRKFTLLSTGIKMDDQKIADGLGSQPMQLIGNNLYLGRRLLSSNSVIFTIANRNEMTSTWKSILGTDILAVYPYGDDKEPQPGLLCITSDGDVFRLRANDFESSSAGFMERSLTQLKLPENLKAPLQSTRLTDGKIAVICGAPQPTLWILNRFGQLEQTIELPEPLEALPIQIGDGIALPFKRKVAVFRKGRGLNTVQEFALPGNVGKDVRWRQLIPTGKDQCLAITTAGQIITLQYRNTPVRHLAALSTIDLKQPVDVDAGISQTDIAVTDASGQLQVLDAKTGQLKTKLQLPAPASNDLWITDNLLFVESRKTLTCYELKDSLQQLWQLKLPGHSLAGSPSKDSSRLFLSLQNGSVLAVDPQTGRVQSETMAPLPSSGSVVTLEKLLLVPSVDGSLYRIDQGLQQKGQASL; from the coding sequence TTCTGTTTACCGACGAAGTCGACCTGCTCGATCTGGACGCCCCCCTGCCCGATGTCACGGGTGACAATGAAAGTTCGATGTACGACCTCAAGCCGGTCAGTTCGGAACAACTGGATTTCAATCGTCCCCAACCGGAACCCGTAATTCCAGATAAATCAGAGCCGGAAAAGGCGTCTTCCAAATCAGGTTCGAAAAAGAAAAACGGTTCCAAATCCAGCAAGCAGAAATCATCCAGGTCTTCAAAAGCATCCACACCAGCTCCCGAAGAGAAACCAGAGGATGAATTTCTGGAAGATGATGACCTGGACCTCGCCTCTGCCGCAGAGTTGCTGACGGACGCCGAACCCGAGGCAGACCGTTCACCAGCCCCGAAACACTTTTTATCCCGTACCAACGAGAATTCCGCGGCGACCAGCGAGGAAGAAGACTCCCCCGATAAAGAGAAAGCGGATTCGCTCTCACTGAAAGATCGGATCCGCCATCGCTCATCACGGAACGCCGTCCGTCCTGGCGAGCGTCAGATTGTGCGTTCGCCCATGATTCTCTCCCTGGTCGGCGGCAGTGTTCTGCTTGCACTGACCGCGCTGGTCTTCTGGTTTATCATTGGCCGCGATACGGCAAAACGGCACTATGATGCTGCCGTCCAGGAAATGGAAGCGGGCAAGTATTCACAGGCCATCCAGCTCTTCGAGTACTTCCTCGAGAATTACAACAAGAGTGACTACGCCGAGGAAGCCCGGATTTTACTCAGTAAATCGTTCGTCGAAAAAGAGATCTCCGGTTCAACCCCCGCCTGGCAGGCCGGCCTGGAAGCCACCCAGGGCTTTATCAAGAAACACCGCGATGATTCCGACTTCAAAGAGCTCTACCCGACACTGACCGATTACGGACAGCGGATCGCGTTGGGAGCCGTTCAAACCGCGAGTCGCACCAAAGAGCGTGAACTGCTGGACGTCTCCACGGAAGCCGAAAAGATTCTCACCCGCTACAGTCCACCAGATGCACCGCCGACCGAAGCACTGGCAAAAATCAAAGCTGGCTACGAAAAAGCAGAAGCGGAGATTCTGCGGAAAGAGGTCTTCGATGTAGCCGTCAAGGAGATCGAAGAAGCGATCAAACAGAAGCAGACCTTGAAGGCACTCGAACAGCGCAGGCACCTGCTCGACCGCTATCCCTATTATCAGAACGATCGTAAGATGTCGACGGTGCTGACCCGCATCCTGGAAGCGGAACAGGCGCTGATCCAGTCCAGTAACGAAGCGATCGCCGGTTCGACGAAAGATTATCCGGATGCCTTTCCGCAGGCGGTCACTCTGTCGCTGCACACCCGCTCAAGGTCCAATGAAGTTTCTGACGGACGCAATGTTTTCGCTCTGGCCAACGGCAGCTGTTTCGGCATTGACTCTGTGACCGGCGATCCCATCTGGAAACGGCCCATCGGACTGGATTCGCCGTTTCCTCCCGAAACGGTCACCGTGAAAGAACCGTCACTGCTCCTGTATGACACACGCCACAACGACCTGCTCTGCGTCACCCAGAAGAGTGGTGAACTGGTCTGGCGACAGCAGATGCCTTCACGCCCCACGGGGCCTCCCCTGGTCAACCAGGGCACGATCGTCGTTTCCTGCCAGGGTGGCGAATTGCTGAACCTGGATCTGCAGACAGGGGCCATTGCTGCCCAGCTCAAGTTTGCCCAGCCCCTGGTGGGGGCTCCCGGTCTGGTTTATGGCGAACAGTCCGTCGCGGTCGCCGGCTATGAGGGGATGTTGTACCTTGTCTCACTGCGTCCCTTTGAATGCACCAAGGTCGCAGCCCTCGGACATCGCCCCGGCACCATTCAGATTCCGATTATCCCCATGGGTAAGCTACTGATGGTCTGCGAAAATGACCAGGCCGACGCCGCCCTGCTCCACGTACTGGACGGGGATGGCCAGAACGCAACTTTAAATGAACTGGAACAGTTCCGCATTAAAGGTCAGGTTCACAGCCAGCCGATCATGCGCGGGAAGCAACTGTTTTTCCCGACTGTCCCCGAACGAATCACGGCCTTCACCGTCACAGATGAAGAAGGAAAACGAAAGCTCACGGAGATCGGCTCTTACCAGCTGCAGGATCCCCTCTCCTGTCAGATCTATCTGTCCGCTGGTTCCGGTGGTCAGCTCTGGATGAGCAGTTCAGCCCTCCGAAAATTCACCCTGCTGAGTACCGGCATCAAAATGGATGACCAGAAAATCGCCGATGGTCTGGGATCACAGCCGATGCAGCTGATTGGAAATAATCTGTACCTCGGACGGCGGTTGCTCTCTTCCAATTCGGTCATTTTCACGATCGCGAACCGGAATGAGATGACCAGCACCTGGAAATCGATTCTGGGAACCGACATTCTGGCCGTTTACCCTTATGGTGACGACAAGGAGCCGCAACCTGGTCTGCTCTGTATTACTTCTGATGGCGATGTATTTCGATTGCGGGCCAATGACTTCGAATCATCCTCGGCTGGTTTCATGGAACGATCGCTGACGCAGCTCAAGCTGCCGGAGAACCTGAAAGCACCACTGCAGTCGACACGTCTGACCGATGGTAAAATCGCCGTGATCTGTGGCGCACCACAACCGACTTTGTGGATTCTGAACAGATTTGGTCAGTTGGAACAGACAATCGAACTGCCAGAGCCTCTTGAGGCGCTGCCTATTCAAATCGGCGATGGCATTGCGTTACCGTTCAAACGCAAGGTGGCTGTCTTCCGGAAAGGGCGCGGCTTGAATACGGTTCAGGAATTTGCCCTGCCCGGAAATGTGGGCAAGGATGTTCGCTGGCGTCAACTGATCCCGACTGGCAAAGATCAGTGTCTGGCCATCACCACTGCCGGTCAGATTATTACACTCCAATATCGCAACACCCCGGTACGTCATCTGGCAGCACTCTCGACCATCGACCTGAAACAACCAGTCGATGTGGATGCGGGTATCAGCCAGACGGACATTGCAGTCACGGATGCCTCAGGTCAACTGCAGGTTTTGGATGCAAAAACGGGGCAATTGAAAACCAAGCTGCAACTCCCTGCCCCTGCCTCCAATGACCTCTGGATTACAGACAATCTGCTGTTTGTCGAATCTCGAAAGACGCTGACCTGCTACGAATTGAAAGACAGCCTGCAGCAGTTATGGCAATTGAAACTGCCGGGCCACTCCCTGGCGGGTTCTCCTTCGAAAGATAGCAGTCGACTGTTTCTGTCACTGCAGAATGGCAGCGTCCTGGCAGTCGATCCTCAAACGGGCCGGGTCCAGTCCGAAACTATGGCGCCGCTCCCCAGCAGTGGTTCCGTCGTCACGCTTGAGAAGCTGTTACTGGTGCCGAGCGTGGATGGCAGCCTGTATCGCATCGATCAGGGTCTGCAGCAGAAAGGTCAGGCTTCGCTATGA